From one Planktothrix agardhii NIES-204 genomic stretch:
- the htpG gene encoding heat shock protein HtpG — protein sequence MTVLEQGTITIHTENIFPIIKKSLYTDHEVFLRELVSNAVDAIAKLNMVSRSGEYSGDAGEPEISITLDKDNKTLSITDNGIGMTAEEVKKYINQVAFSSAEEFIEKYQANSDQSIIGHFGLGFYSSFMVARQVEIDTLSYKEGSQAVHWTCDGSPVFKLEDSGRIQRGTTITLTLMDEEIEYTEPSRIRQLIKTYCDFMPVPIKLDGEIINRQIAPWRESPNNLTQEDYLELYRYLYPFQEEPLLWVHLNTDYPFIVNGILYFPKLKPDVDVTQGNIKLFCNQVFVSDHCEDIIPKFLMPLRGVIDSTDIPLNISRSALQSNRTVRKIADYVAKKVADRLKELYRDNRKEYIRCWQDIGTFVKFGSLNDDKFKKQVEDILICRTTYTPESVNNEEKAVDVQVQTEGGDVWQDVASQTPENTDEKGRYYTTLSEYLERNKERHENRVFYCTDETTQATYIQLHTSQGLEVLFFDSFIDSHFISFLEREHTDVKFARVDAELDDNLIAKDNSPEIVDPKTNKTRSEIIKDLFTAALNKPKLTIRTESLKSENTPPAMVLLPEFMRRLQDMTALMQQQKVEFPEEHILLINIAHPLIQNLVNLSQGAIIQEGGDSPSTELANMICHHVYDLALIAQKGFDAEGMKDFVERSNQVLTRLTTH from the coding sequence ATGACTGTACTCGAACAGGGAACAATTACAATCCATACGGAGAATATCTTCCCGATTATCAAAAAATCCCTCTATACAGACCATGAAGTCTTCCTGCGGGAATTGGTTTCCAACGCCGTTGACGCCATCGCTAAACTGAATATGGTGTCCCGGTCTGGGGAATATTCCGGGGATGCGGGCGAACCCGAAATCAGCATCACCCTCGATAAAGACAACAAAACCCTCTCCATCACCGATAATGGCATCGGGATGACCGCCGAGGAAGTCAAAAAATATATTAACCAAGTCGCCTTTTCCAGCGCCGAAGAATTCATCGAAAAATATCAGGCCAACTCTGACCAATCTATCATCGGTCATTTTGGTTTAGGGTTTTACTCCTCCTTCATGGTCGCCCGTCAAGTCGAAATTGATACCCTGTCGTACAAAGAGGGTTCCCAAGCGGTTCACTGGACGTGCGATGGTTCTCCGGTATTCAAATTGGAAGACTCTGGCCGCATCCAACGGGGAACTACTATCACCCTGACTTTGATGGATGAGGAAATCGAATATACCGAACCCTCCCGCATCCGTCAATTAATTAAAACCTATTGTGATTTTATGCCCGTCCCGATTAAGTTGGACGGCGAAATTATCAACCGCCAAATAGCACCCTGGCGGGAATCTCCTAATAATTTAACCCAAGAAGATTATTTAGAGCTCTATCGCTATCTCTATCCCTTCCAAGAAGAACCCCTATTATGGGTACATCTGAATACGGATTATCCTTTTATTGTGAATGGGATTCTTTATTTTCCCAAACTCAAACCCGATGTGGATGTCACCCAGGGCAATATTAAACTGTTCTGTAATCAAGTCTTTGTTAGTGACCACTGCGAAGATATTATCCCGAAATTCTTGATGCCATTACGGGGGGTAATTGATAGTACGGATATTCCTTTAAATATTTCCCGCAGTGCTTTACAAAGTAATCGCACTGTCCGTAAAATTGCCGATTATGTGGCGAAAAAAGTCGCTGACCGCCTGAAAGAATTATATCGGGATAACCGCAAAGAATATATCCGTTGTTGGCAAGATATTGGTACATTTGTTAAGTTTGGTTCCCTCAACGATGATAAGTTTAAAAAACAGGTTGAGGATATTCTGATTTGTCGTACCACCTATACCCCAGAATCTGTTAATAACGAGGAAAAAGCCGTTGATGTCCAGGTGCAAACTGAAGGCGGCGATGTGTGGCAAGATGTTGCTTCCCAAACCCCTGAAAATACCGACGAAAAAGGTCGTTACTATACAACCTTAAGCGAATATCTCGAACGCAATAAAGAACGCCATGAAAATCGGGTATTTTATTGTACCGATGAAACAACTCAAGCCACTTATATCCAGTTACATACCAGTCAAGGATTAGAAGTTTTATTCTTCGATTCCTTTATTGATAGTCATTTTATTAGTTTCCTAGAACGGGAACACACTGATGTTAAGTTTGCCCGGGTGGATGCGGAACTAGATGACAATTTAATTGCTAAGGATAATAGTCCTGAAATTGTTGATCCGAAAACCAATAAAACCCGTAGTGAAATCATTAAAGACCTGTTTACCGCAGCTTTAAACAAGCCTAAATTAACGATTCGGACTGAATCCTTGAAATCCGAGAATACCCCGCCCGCGATGGTATTATTGCCGGAATTTATGCGACGTTTACAGGATATGACAGCTCTGATGCAGCAACAAAAAGTTGAATTTCCAGAGGAACATATTCTGTTAATTAATATTGCCCATCCGTTGATTCAGAATTTAGTGAATTTGAGTCAAGGGGCGATTATTCAAGAAGGTGGGGATTCTCCTTCGACGGAATTAGCGAATATGATTTGTCATCATGTCTATGACTTGGCTTTAATTGCTCAAAAAGGCTTTGATGCTGAAGGAATGAAGGACTTTGTAGAACGTTCTAACCAAGTATTAACGCGGTTAACAACCCACTGA
- a CDS encoding putative glycosyl transferase translates to MPLISVIIPAYNAEKTIQETIYSVLKQTWQDFELIVINDGSQDATLEVLSSIQDPRLRILSYSNAGLASSRNRGITEATGEYISFMDADDLWTPDKLEAQFQALEEHPEAAVAYSWTDYIDQSSQFLHSGRHITINGNVYQHLLVNNFLENGSNPLIRKQALNQVGGFDSSINSVADWDMWVRLAALYQFVAVPLPQILYRVSARSMSSQIKNQERECLKVIEKAFKSAPESQQNLKCLSLSNLYKYLTFKAIEDSPSQQNTGIAAYCLWQYCKYKPELLLKPKIIMSVTIKIILMFFRPKIVD, encoded by the coding sequence ATGCCCTTAATCTCTGTAATTATTCCAGCTTACAATGCTGAAAAAACTATTCAAGAAACAATTTATTCTGTTTTGAAACAAACTTGGCAAGATTTTGAATTAATTGTGATTAACGATGGTTCTCAGGATGCAACATTAGAAGTTTTGTCTTCTATTCAAGATCCTCGTTTGCGGATCTTATCTTACTCTAATGCAGGTTTAGCATCAAGTCGAAATCGTGGTATTACAGAAGCAACTGGGGAATATATTTCTTTTATGGATGCCGATGATTTGTGGACTCCAGACAAATTAGAAGCGCAGTTTCAAGCATTAGAAGAACATCCAGAGGCTGCTGTTGCCTATAGTTGGACAGACTATATCGATCAGTCAAGCCAATTTTTGCATTCTGGCAGACATATTACAATTAATGGGAATGTTTATCAACATTTATTAGTAAATAATTTTTTAGAAAATGGTTCTAACCCGTTAATTCGTAAACAAGCGTTAAATCAAGTTGGAGGATTTGACAGTTCCATTAACTCAGTAGCCGATTGGGATATGTGGGTTAGGCTTGCAGCACTTTATCAATTTGTAGCGGTTCCACTCCCTCAGATTTTATATCGTGTTTCTGCTCGTTCAATGTCCTCTCAAATTAAAAATCAAGAAAGAGAATGTTTAAAAGTCATTGAAAAAGCTTTTAAATCTGCTCCTGAATCTCAACAAAATTTAAAATGTTTAAGTTTATCAAATCTTTATAAATATCTTACTTTTAAAGCTATTGAAGATTCTCCTTCACAGCAGAATACTGGAATAGCTGCCTACTGTTTATGGCAATATTGCAAATACAAACCAGAATTATTATTAAAACCCAAAATTATTATGAGTGTAACTATTAAAATAATACTCATGTTTTTTCGACCCAAAATAGTTGATTAA